A stretch of Pseudoclavibacter chungangensis DNA encodes these proteins:
- a CDS encoding LacI family DNA-binding transcriptional regulator → MAMPARRVRRRVTLTDIADACGVAPSTVSRALSNPNRVSPQMYERVVRKARELGYASAMIPASRTRTTRGTIALVVPNLTNPFNLDLIRGCQARAQAGGFLLLLVTSDDSEEVEGELLSELSDAVDGIVVASPRAPDAVLERVADRVPLVALNREAGALSGVVIDTPVGLVSALDYLVSLGHTHIAYVRGPGSSWLDRVRFGALKEAADRAAVCLLPVGAFRPTLAAGAAAADAVALADVTAAIFFNDALAIGALMRFAARGVAVPDDLSVIGCDDIFGASFTSPPLTTVSASGEQAGRATMDLLLGRFTTKDRSRRMDHLPSQLTVRESTGRVPPSR, encoded by the coding sequence ATGGCCATGCCCGCCCGGCGCGTCCGACGGCGAGTCACCCTCACCGACATCGCCGACGCGTGCGGTGTCGCGCCGTCGACGGTGTCGCGCGCCCTGTCGAATCCGAATCGCGTGAGCCCCCAGATGTACGAGCGCGTCGTCCGCAAGGCGCGCGAACTCGGCTACGCGAGCGCGATGATCCCCGCGTCGAGGACCCGGACGACCCGCGGGACGATCGCGCTCGTCGTCCCCAACCTCACGAATCCGTTCAATCTCGACCTGATCCGCGGCTGTCAAGCACGCGCCCAGGCGGGCGGTTTCCTGCTGCTGCTCGTGACGAGCGACGACTCCGAGGAGGTCGAGGGCGAGCTGCTGTCAGAGCTGTCGGACGCGGTGGACGGCATCGTCGTGGCCTCACCGCGGGCCCCGGACGCCGTCCTCGAGCGCGTTGCGGACCGTGTTCCGCTCGTCGCGCTCAATCGCGAGGCGGGTGCGCTCTCCGGCGTCGTGATCGACACGCCCGTCGGGCTCGTGAGCGCACTCGACTATCTCGTGAGTCTCGGCCACACGCACATCGCCTACGTGCGCGGTCCGGGCTCGTCCTGGCTGGATCGGGTGCGCTTCGGTGCGCTCAAGGAGGCCGCGGATCGGGCCGCCGTGTGCCTCCTGCCGGTCGGCGCGTTCCGGCCGACGCTCGCGGCGGGCGCGGCGGCGGCCGACGCCGTCGCGCTCGCAGACGTCACCGCCGCGATCTTCTTCAACGACGCGCTCGCGATCGGCGCGCTCATGCGCTTCGCAGCGAGGGGCGTCGCGGTCCCGGACGATCTCAGCGTCATCGGCTGCGACGACATCTTCGGGGCGTCGTTCACCTCGCCACCGCTCACGACCGTGAGCGCCTCGGGCGAGCAGGCCGGGCGCGCGACGATGGACCTGCTGCTCGGACGTTTCACCACGAAGGACCGCAGTCGCCGCATGGACCACCTACCGAGCCAGCTCACCGTCCGCGAGTCGACCGGCAGGGTACCCCCGTCCCGCTGA
- a CDS encoding cation:dicarboxylate symporter family transporter — MALSNGRGTTPATHDERKRGIRGWDKHTWLYVSVIIAVLLGIVVGLAAPEFAQGLEPLGKGFVALIKMMIAPIIFCTIVIGVGSIAKAATVGKIGGLALGYFMLMSTFALGIGLVVGNIIHPGEGLNMSGSSYEVEGEASHTTDFVLGIIPDTFFSAFTGESVLQVLFIALLVGFALQGLGDKGKPIMTGIRHLQTLVFRVLGMILWLAPIGAFGAIAAVVGKTGVAAIWGLGLLMIAFYITCFLFVVVLLGTLLYAVTRINVFSLIKYLGREYLLIVGTSSSESALPRLIAKMEHLGVSKPVVGITVPTGYSFNLDGTAIYLTMASLFIATGMGQPMSIGEQIGLLVFMIIASKGAAGVTGAGLATLAAGLQAYRPDLVNGVGVIVGIDRFMSEGRAITNFSGNAIATILIGTWTKQFDAERAKAVLGGELPFDESTFAGDDHGPAEEPAALTTGGADTGTR; from the coding sequence ATGGCTCTTTCGAACGGCAGGGGAACGACCCCCGCGACACACGACGAACGCAAGCGGGGGATCCGCGGCTGGGACAAGCACACGTGGCTCTACGTGTCGGTGATCATCGCGGTGCTGCTCGGCATCGTGGTGGGACTCGCGGCACCCGAGTTCGCGCAGGGACTCGAACCGCTCGGAAAGGGATTCGTCGCCCTCATCAAGATGATGATCGCCCCGATCATCTTCTGCACGATCGTGATCGGCGTCGGCTCGATCGCGAAGGCCGCGACGGTCGGCAAGATCGGCGGACTCGCGCTCGGATACTTCATGCTCATGTCGACGTTCGCGCTCGGCATCGGCCTCGTCGTCGGCAACATCATCCACCCCGGCGAGGGCCTGAACATGTCGGGCTCGAGCTACGAGGTCGAGGGTGAGGCGTCGCACACGACCGACTTCGTGCTCGGCATCATCCCCGACACGTTCTTCTCGGCGTTCACGGGCGAGAGCGTCCTCCAGGTGCTCTTCATCGCGCTCCTCGTCGGCTTCGCGCTGCAGGGGCTCGGCGACAAGGGCAAGCCGATCATGACGGGGATCCGTCACCTGCAGACCCTCGTGTTCCGTGTCCTCGGCATGATCCTCTGGCTCGCACCCATCGGCGCGTTCGGCGCGATCGCAGCCGTCGTCGGCAAGACCGGCGTGGCGGCGATCTGGGGGCTCGGTCTGCTCATGATCGCCTTCTACATCACGTGCTTCCTGTTCGTGGTCGTCCTGCTGGGAACGCTCCTGTACGCCGTGACACGCATCAACGTGTTCAGCCTCATCAAGTACCTCGGACGCGAGTACCTGCTCATCGTCGGCACGTCCTCCTCCGAGTCGGCGCTGCCGCGACTCATCGCGAAGATGGAGCACCTCGGCGTCTCGAAGCCCGTCGTGGGCATCACGGTCCCGACCGGCTACTCGTTCAACCTCGACGGCACCGCGATCTACCTCACGATGGCGTCGCTGTTCATCGCGACGGGCATGGGGCAGCCCATGTCGATCGGTGAGCAGATCGGCCTGCTCGTCTTCATGATCATCGCCTCGAAGGGCGCGGCGGGTGTGACCGGCGCCGGCCTCGCGACACTCGCGGCGGGTCTGCAGGCGTACCGACCGGACCTCGTGAACGGTGTCGGCGTCATCGTGGGAATCGACCGGTTCATGTCGGAGGGGCGCGCCATCACGAACTTCTCGGGCAATGCGATCGCCACCATCCTCATCGGGACGTGGACGAAGCAGTTCGACGCCGAGCGCGCGAAGGCCGTCCTCGGCGGCGAGCTGCCGTTCGACGAATCGACGTTCGCGGGCGACGACCACGGGCCCGCGGAGGAGCCGGCCGCGCTCACGACCGGGGGAGCCGACACCGGGACGCGCTGA
- a CDS encoding GNAT family N-acetyltransferase: MDRSERSKTIPIDERSATRLADTGLRYGLVDVADETTFDAWLQAVSRGFHGERDDAAALARTREALAERRITGVWDDTAPVPIDPVATVASWIGEITLSPGRTIESWAVSEVSVSPTHRRRGIARNLLEGELRTAAAAGLAAAMLTVSESTIYGRFGFGPATLGATYQVETARATWRGPVAPGRIDHVTPQDAAALLATLHDRARLQVPGDTNAYPALWARMTGAVGDPAKTAPIRSVRYASADAEVTGVAVYRLRANEHDFTKHTVEIEALVTVDDEAYAALWRYFLELDLVESVSVEVRAPGEPLRWMIGDFRAVTERVIDHEWLRVLDVPAVLGGRDYAASGRIVLDVADSLGFAAGTWLLVADEAGTGVVTRLDAVPHATPVLELDVAELGSLVLGTVTAETLVRAGRITPRAAGDAAVADRLFRPARTPWLSTWY; this comes from the coding sequence ATGGATCGCAGCGAACGCTCGAAGACCATTCCGATCGACGAACGGTCGGCCACACGTCTCGCCGATACCGGGCTCCGATACGGGCTCGTCGACGTCGCCGACGAGACGACGTTCGACGCCTGGTTGCAGGCGGTCTCGCGTGGATTCCACGGCGAGCGGGACGACGCGGCCGCGCTCGCGAGAACGCGTGAGGCGCTCGCGGAACGGCGCATCACCGGGGTCTGGGACGACACGGCCCCCGTCCCGATCGATCCCGTCGCGACCGTCGCGTCGTGGATCGGCGAGATCACGCTCTCGCCCGGCCGGACGATCGAGTCGTGGGCCGTCTCCGAGGTGAGTGTATCGCCCACCCACCGTCGCCGCGGTATCGCACGCAACCTGCTCGAGGGCGAACTCCGCACGGCCGCCGCGGCGGGCCTCGCGGCCGCGATGCTCACGGTCTCGGAGTCGACGATCTACGGCCGATTCGGATTCGGCCCGGCGACGCTCGGTGCGACGTACCAGGTCGAGACCGCGCGTGCGACGTGGCGGGGACCCGTCGCGCCGGGGCGCATCGATCACGTCACGCCACAGGACGCCGCGGCGCTGCTCGCGACGCTCCACGACCGTGCCCGGCTGCAGGTACCGGGCGACACGAACGCCTACCCGGCGCTCTGGGCCCGCATGACGGGCGCGGTCGGGGACCCAGCCAAGACGGCACCGATCCGGAGCGTCCGCTACGCCTCCGCCGACGCTGAGGTGACGGGCGTCGCGGTCTATCGGCTCCGCGCGAACGAACACGACTTCACGAAGCACACCGTCGAGATCGAGGCGCTCGTCACGGTCGACGACGAGGCGTACGCGGCCCTCTGGCGCTACTTCCTCGAGCTCGATCTCGTCGAGAGTGTCTCGGTGGAGGTGCGTGCGCCCGGCGAGCCGCTGCGCTGGATGATCGGGGACTTCCGCGCGGTCACCGAGCGGGTCATCGATCACGAGTGGCTCCGCGTCCTCGATGTCCCCGCCGTGCTCGGCGGACGGGACTACGCGGCGTCCGGCCGCATCGTCCTCGATGTCGCGGATTCGCTCGGGTTCGCCGCCGGCACCTGGTTGCTCGTCGCCGACGAGGCAGGCACCGGGGTCGTCACGCGCCTCGACGCCGTGCCGCACGCGACGCCCGTGCTCGAACTCGACGTGGCCGAACTGGGCTCGCTCGTGCTCGGCACGGTGACCGCCGAGACGCTCGTTCGGGCCGGCCGGATCACGCCGCGCGCAGCGGGCGACGCGGCCGTCGCGGACCGCCTGTTCCGACCGGCACGGACACCGTGGCTTTCGACGTGGTACTGA